The following is a genomic window from Bombina bombina isolate aBomBom1 chromosome 3, aBomBom1.pri, whole genome shotgun sequence.
cttgaccctccaggttgcccagaatatatgggaaccagtggcaagattgtctgggacctaattcaacccctaatgaacaaagggtaccacttgtatcttgataatttctatacaagtgtccttttcttcaagctactgtattgttttgatacagtagcttgcggtactatctgTAAGAACCGCATAGGATTCCCAGAGCAACTGTCACGCACCCGACTACGAAGGTGGGAGACcttagctctgcgccaagaggagctcttggcagtcaaatatagagacaagaaggatgtataccttctcagcaccatccacactgaaaggactgtggaggtctctgtacgtggcagagctgaggtcACAagcaagccagtgtgcatcaaggcctataaccggcatatgggtggggttgatctggcagatcagctgcttcagccctacctaattatgcggaagacagggacctggtacaaaaaggttgcaatttatctaAAATGGGTGTATTCAgggggccttgcagaaaacaatctgTAGTGTTTTTCTTTGAAATagcttacaacaggctctcctaaatcatagtcaaaaagcagtgtgtgtgtaaaactgaatattgaAAAATTATcaccatacactgtctccaattttattggctaaaacggttccatcaaaggcgtcaaagcactccatatacaataccttggggtgtcaacatttcaaatatatacactttcatgccaataaatagacctggggtatgcgatttggccccaaactaaagataggcctatcagaaaaatactctcacttttaaactaaaattacaagtcataaaattctaACAGattcttcccaaaatcctggcaaacctatgcatagggggcataggtgtactcaggaggtcttgcagaaaacaacatggagtgtttttttgcaataacgtacaacaggctctcctaaattatagtcaaaaagcagtgtgtgtgtaaaattgaaaattcaaaaattaccaccataaaatgtctccaatttttttggctaaaacggttccatcaaatggatcaaagcactccatatacaataccttggggtgtcaacatttcaaatatatacactttcatgccaataaatagacctggggtatgcgcttggccccaaactaaagataggcctatcagaagaaatactctcacttttaactaaaatggcaagtcataaaattgtaacagaaccttcccaaaatcctggcaaacctatgcatggggggcataggtgtactcatgaggtgttgcagaaaacaacctggactgttttcttgcaataacttttacCAAGTTCTCCAAAATCACAGCCAAaaggcaatgtgtgtgtaaaaataaaaaaataccaccacacactttctccaaagACTGGCGGTTGAAtaagtgcatgaaaagtgttaaaataccagcatttgaaataccctagggtgtctacttttcaaaaatatatgggttgttgggggtaaattacattagccggcttcagaaatgttccaaataggacatggttgcatgatgacagatgtgaaaatttcaagttggaaaactggaatgcgccccctaaaaataaggccttttagccctcagagaacccgacacacctatacatgggtagtatcactgtactcaggagatgttgttgaacacatattgaggtgttttttggcagtaacatataacaggaactgagaatccatgcctaaagtacaatgtgtgtgaaaaataacacaaacaaatgactacccaaaagtttgacaaagactggtggttgaattagtgcatggaaagtgttaaaataccagcatttgaaataccctagggtgtctacttttcaaaaatatatgggttgttgggggtaaattacattggccagcttcagaaatgttccaaataggacatgggtgcatgatgacagatgtgaaaatttcaagtcggaaaactggaatgcgcccccctattcatgggtggtatcactgtactcaggagatgttgctaaacacatattggggtgttatttggcagtaacccttaacgttctcagtacatgtattcttaaattgctatttagtCAAAAATTCactactttattttttttcttttaaaaatttggcattgattggtggtaaaatggttgcatcaagagagtcaaaataccccaagttcaataccttaggttgtcttctttttaaaaaatatatacatgtgaagggttattcagtgattcctgacagatatcagtgttccaatgtaactatcgctagttttgaaaaaaatttatttggaaatagcaacgtgctacttgtacttattgccctataacttgcaaaagaagcaaggggcatataaacattgggtatttctaaacttaggacaaaaaactgaaactatttagcatgggtgttttttggtggttgtagatgtgtaatagattttgggggtcaaatttagaaaaagtgtttttttttttccattttttcatcatattttataaaataaattatagtaaattataagatatgatgaaaataatggtatttttagaaagttaatttaatggcgagaaaaacggtatataatatgtgtgggtacagtaaatgagtaagaggaaaactacagctaaacacaaacacaacagaaatgtaaaaatagccattgtcattaagggtaagaaaattgaaaaatggtccagtcattaaggggttaaacccactTTGCTTTCACCTATTTGTGGGCAAGGAAGCTGGCTCCAGTGGATCTACTTCCTTTCCAATCCAGCCCACCAAGTATAAACAAGAGCTTCCTAGAACTTTTTGTTCTAAAAGAGCCCAGAAGCTAAACTGTATGTGCATAGCACAGTTTTATTATACTGAAAAATATACTTTACTTTTACACACTATGTTTGTCTTTTACCGATCCATTTATAGCCAATTAAATGTTTCTAGTTGAAAAATATGAAACCACATATTCTAAATGTTATGTGGTACACACTAAATGATATACCTACACTGTGTATGCATGACTGTTACAATTAGAAATATTTACTCTGATCAAAAGATGCATAATATGCTTTACTGCACATACTCCAGGTTCCATATGCTCGGACAGAAGCTCATTTAATGGAAGTTTTAGAGCTAGTGTGTGAAAAGATGCTTGAATATGGAGAGAAAACTGAACCAGTCACCCACCGGAAAAGCTACGAGCGCATTCTCTCTCGGGATGGAAAAAAGATGGATGCTTCTGGGATCAATTTTGACAAAGAAGTGATGTCCAACCTGAAATTTACTGTGAGTTTGACTGCACCACAAGTTAATCATGTGTTGTGAACATGGTTTGAATTTGATGAAATATGTGAGGAATGGATGTGTTGACCTTTTATTGACCATCTCAAATTTTATACACCAAACAGTCATGAGCTTTGGGGATTCTGTTAAAATATACACATTTAGATGGTCCAAATGTATGTGGGCTACTCAGATCTTTAAAACCCATGCACAGAGTTGGTTTCCTGTCTCAATGTGTGCCGCACTACAGACCACATCAATCAATTAGGGTGGCTGAGTTATATGGCAGTTATGTTTGTTAAAAACACttctgcaataagattacaaaatACCATCTAATGGCAGTAATGTACTGGTATTTTGATATGTTGTTATTGCTGAATTATGCTGTTATTTTTAGCGGATATGAATATTTAGTAATTCCAATACTTCTGGAAGCAGCGGAAACACTAGAAGGAACAATTACTTGAGTATTGCAAAACGTGTAAATATGATACATGTATCAAATAGTCACCAGAAATAAGTTGTCTACAACAAGATgatctgtagtatatcagtctacaCTTTAGATCCCTGTTGTTTCCAAGCTGTGGTTCATAAGGTACTCCCTTGATTCCTATTGTTCTAGATCATACTGATGTATAAATGGTAAGTTTTACGCAGCACTTATGCGTTATTGAAACTGATAAACTGATTATTGTTCCATTGTTTTCCCAGTGTGAGCGAATTGTAGAGGAATATGAGGATGAACTGATTGAGTTCTTTTCTCATGAAACAGAAAATGTTAAGGACAAACTTTGCAGCAAGCGTACAGgtaaattttatattatttatatctacATTGTCCTTTTACACATAAATGCCTTATAActaaatttaacatattttatcatCAACTTATAGCCAGGGTCCTCtactgcagtgtttctcaaccgcagccctcaggtacccccaacaggtcaggttttgattatagctgaactagagcacaggtgaaataatcagctgatcagtaaccatggttactaacctgctctcacccatcagctgattatttcacctgtgctctagttcagctataatcaaaacctggcctgttggaagTACTTGAggacggttgagaaacactgctctgctGCATTTTGTCTAAACACTCCACCTCTGCAACTCTCCACTGCACTTGTCAATTATGCATTCAGTACTTCTGTACAGGCCTCGTTGTGATCTTAATGCGTATAAAGGTGGCCACTCTTTTCAGTGCCGCATTTATTCTTGTTAAAGTGAAACACACAGAAAAGGATAAATGTACGTCCTATTAAAAAAATACTGTAATGTGTCTCTTAGGGGACATTAAATACTGAATAAATGTTAGTCATAACAATGTATTTAAATATTGAAcaaattagtgtaaagttttagtctccaTAAGGTAAAGGACAAAACTATGTTGTAATGTAGAATTCCATAGGTTTAGAAgcttttattgttttatcttagCTCCTCTACTGAGGCAAGTAAATGAGTTGCTATAGTAACAGTTTTAAATGTACCTTCTTATTTCTCAGTCCATTGCATTGCAGTTGAATAGTTAaggtgatgataaatcctagcgattgtgaaacgctaggatttaccattggagcaaataaaggggactatcagtcatgaagcataaaatacttcatgctgaaagttcctttatttgtttgcagcgttgaccgcactgagctgctaaggcagcccacggcagaacactatttgacTGAGAGGTGatttttccacctcttagccaatagctgtgcgggaaatTCTGCTTGGCGCCAGATTTTGCGCACAGCTATtcactaagaggtggaaacgtcacctctcagccaaatatagcgttctgccgtgggctgtctgAGCAGCTCAGAGCGGCGaacactgcaaacaaataaaggagctttcagcatgaagtattttatacttcatgactgaaagtcccctttatttgttccaatggtaaatcctagcgtttcacgaacgctaggatttacaatcactttaagacagATTGGTAGAGAGATTTCAGGGATATtccattaattattatttttgtttgtttcagaTCTTTGTGATCATGCTGTGCATATACCTCATGATGAACTTTGACTTGTTCTGCATTAGAATACTTTATACTTTTCTACTTGGACCATAGCTATTCCAAAATTGATTACAGTTGGAGTTAGGGCAAATGTGGACAGTGATATATTTAAATTTGTGCACAAGTTAATTTTTATTACCCTAAATGTGAGAGACCTAATTAAAAATCAGGACTTTTATCAGCCTGGTTTAACTAGCGGAAGACATATCAATATATTTGTCTGTGTGTTGTACACTCAGGAGTTTCATCGTTGAATAGAACATTTATTTCTCTGCAAACTTTATCTTGGGACACTGCAGAACCACATACCAAGGAGAAACAGTTAAATAATCAAAGAGGTGGATTTGTTCCAGAAACATGAAACATATCAACGCGTAAAGAGCTGGATCCTCGCGGTAGAAGATACTTAAGTCCTCCAGACCTTTTTGATGTACTTTTGGTTCTCATCCCTTCTGTGCCTCATTTTATATTTATGATGATTTAATAAAATTCAGTTCATGTTGGAAATGCCGTTCCTAGTTCCTTGTGTTTagcaatttatatttcattttattaatGGCATATTTTGaacaatatgttttattatttttatttcttatgaaACTGATACTTGATCTTTGTACTATGTAGGGCAGACATCTTcaaacttggctctccagaggttttggaactacattcccatgatgctcagccagcatatcagctggctgagcatcatgggaaatgtagttccaaaacctctggagggccaagtttgaggatgtctgatgtAGGGTGATGGGCTAACATGAATAGTCCCTGGGCTGTCAAAGAGGGCTAAACAATACTTTGTAGTTATCtctggcagttaaagggacagtcaagaccagaattgttgttgtttaaaaagatagataatccctttattacctattccccagttttgcataaccaacactgttatagaaatacactttttacctctgtaattaccttgtatctaaggctctgcagcagactgccccattatttcagttcttttgacagacatgcattttagccaatcagtgctggctccagggtaacttcacatgcatgagctcaatgttatctatataaaaacacatgaattaatgccctctagtggtcaaaatgcattcagattataggcagtcttcaatggctaagaaatttgcatatgaacctcctagaattagctttcaactaagaatacgaagagaacaaagaaaaattggtgataaaagtaaattgcaaagttgtttaaaaaagggAGCACATGCTGATCAAAAGGAAGGAATGTAATTGATCATTGTTTGAGCAACATGGATATTGTACCattctttaatatactttttacctctgataacCTTGTAATTAAGCCTATACagagcagactgtccccttatctcagttcttttgacagacttgcattttagccaatcagtgctgattcataaaaaaatctactggagtgagcgcaatgttatctatatgccacacatgaactagctttttttatctgtgaaaactgtcaaaatgcactgcgataagaTGTGGTCTTTAACGGttgagaaatcagtttgagtctacctaggtttagctttcaacaaagaataccaagagaacaaatacaatttgataataaaagtaaattggaaagttgtttaaaattgcatgccctatctgaatcatgaaagcttaattttgacttgactgttcctttaatacttgTGTCATTCAGTACCAGTAGATATTAGTAGGTAGACCTGAACTAACTGGTAAGAACGCAGCACAATTCTAGACTAAAGAGGTActccccagatgt
Proteins encoded in this region:
- the CNPY2 gene encoding protein canopy homolog 2 isoform X1 is translated as MMSHGTSWLLQVVLLALLSCCFAKRGGQDVHCGACRALVDELEWEISQVDPKKTIQKGSFRINPDGSQSVIEVPYARTEAHLMEVLELVCEKMLEYGEKTEPVTHRKSYERILSRDGKKMDASGINFDKEVMSNLKFTCERIVEEYEDELIEFFSHETENVKDKLCSKRTGVSSLNRTFISLQTLSWDTAEPHTKEKQLNNQRGGFVPET
- the CNPY2 gene encoding protein canopy homolog 2 isoform X2; the protein is MMSHGTSWLLQVVLLALLSCCFAKRGGQDVHCGACRALVDELEWEISQVDPKKTIQKGSFRINPDGSQSVIEVPYARTEAHLMEVLELVCEKMLEYGEKTEPVTHRKSYERILSRDGKKMDASGINFDKEVMSNLKFTCERIVEEYEDELIEFFSHETENVKDKLCSKRTDLCDHAVHIPHDEL